Proteins co-encoded in one Zalophus californianus isolate mZalCal1 chromosome 9, mZalCal1.pri.v2, whole genome shotgun sequence genomic window:
- the MFSD5 gene encoding molybdate-anion transporter, with amino-acid sequence MLVTAYLVFVVLLASCLGLELSRCRAKPPGRACSNPSFVRFQLDFYQVYFLALAADWLQAPYLYKLYQHYHFLEGQIAILYVCGLASTVLFGLVASSLVDWLGRKKSCVLFSLTYSLCCLTKLSWDYFVLLVGRALGGLSTALLFSAFEAWYIHEHVERHDFPAEWIPATFARAAFWNHVLAVVAGVAAEAVACWMGLGPVAPFVAAIPLLALAGALALHNWGENYDRQRAFSRTCAGGLRCLLSDRRVLLLGTIQALFESVIFIFVFLWTPVLDPHGAPLGIVFSSFMAASLLGSSLYRIATSKRYHLQPMHLLSLAVLIVVFSLFMLTFSTSPGQESPVESFIAFLLIELACGLYFPSMSFLRRKVIPETEQAGVLNWFRVPLHLLACLGLLVLHDSDHKTGTRNMFSICSGVMVLALLAVVGLFTVVRHNAELRVPSPTGEPYAPEL; translated from the coding sequence ATGCTGGTGACTGCCTATCTTGTTTTTGTGGTCCTCCTGGCCTCCTGCCTGGGGTTGGAACTGTCAAGATGCCGGGCTAAGCCCCCTGGAAGGGCCTGCAGCAACCCCTCCTTTGTTCGGTTTCAACTGGACTTCTATCAGGTCTACTTCCTGGCCCTGGCAGCTGACTGGCTCCAGGCCCCCTACCTCTATAAACTCTATCAGCATTACCACTTCCTGGAGGGTCAGATTGCCATCCTCTATGTCTGTGGCCTCGCCTCCACAGTCCTTTTTGGATTGGTGGCCTCCTCCCTTGTGGATTGGCTGGGTCGCAAGAAGTCTTGTGTCCTCTTCTCCCTCACTTACTCTCTATGCTGCTTAACCAAACTCTCTTGGGATTACTTTGTGCTGCTGGTGGGCCGAGCACTCGGTGGGCTGTCCACGGCCCTGCTGTTCTCGGCCTTCGAGGCCTGGTACATCCATGAACACGTGGAGCGTCATgacttccctgctgagtggaTCCCAGCTACCTTTGCCCGAGCTGCCTTCTGGAACCATGTGCTGGCTGTAGTGGCAGGTGTGGCAGCTGAAGCTGTGGCCTGCTGGATGGGGCTGGGGCCTGTAGCACCCTTTGTGGCCGCCATCCCTCTCTTGGCTCTGGCTGGGGCCTTGGCCCTTCATAACTGGGGAGAGAACTATGATCGGCAGCGTGCCTTTTCAAGGACTTGTGCTGGAGGCCTGCGCTGCCTCCTGTCGGACCGCCGCGTGCTGCTGCTAGGCACCATACAAGCCCTGTTTGAGAGCGTCATCTTCATCTTTGTCTTCCTCTGGACGCCTGTGCTggacccacatggggctccgctGGGCATTGTCTTCTCCAGTTTCATGGCCGCCAGCCTGCTTGGCTCTTCCCTGTACCGCATCGCGACCTCCAAGAGGTACCACCTCCAGCCCATGCACCTACTCTCCCTTGCTGTCCTCATCGTTGTCTTCTCCCTTTTCATGTTGACTTTCTCCACCAGCCCAGGCCAGGAGAGTCCAGTGGAGTCCTTCATAGCCTTTCTACTTATCGAATTGGCCTGTGGGCTATACTTTCCCAGCATGAGCTTCCTGCGGAGAAAGGTGATCCCTGAGACAGAGCAAGCTGGTGTACTCAACTGGTTCCGGGTGCCCCTGCACTTACTGGCCTGCCTGGGGCTCCTAGTTCTCCATGACAGTGATCACAAAACGGGCACTCGGAACATGTTCAGCATCTGCTCTGGTGTCATGGTGTTGGCTTTGCTAGCGGTGGTGGGGCTCTTCACCGTGGTCAGGCACAATGCTGAGCTGCGGGTGCCCTCACCCACGGGGGAGCCCTATGCCCCTGAGCTCTAA